From one Leifsonia soli genomic stretch:
- a CDS encoding phosphoribosylaminoimidazolesuccinocarboxamide synthase — MSELPGWVHVYSGKVRDLYVPVGASGLHDADSVLVVASDRVSAFDHVLEPGIPAKGELLTTLSLWWFDQLDDVPNHLIPDHTLVGDTVVERIPAAVAGRSMLVKPLDMFPVECVVRGYLTGSGWAEYRASQSVCGIPLPAGLQNGDRLPEPLYTPAWKAPLGQHDENISFERTVELVGADVAEELRRLSLHVYERGSAIAEARGIIIADTKFEFGADRTTGEITLADEVLTSDSSRYWDAAVYASAPTPEERMASFDKQIVRDWLAANWDKTGTPPALPADIVERTAARYRELLERLTGA, encoded by the coding sequence GTGAGCGAACTTCCGGGATGGGTCCACGTCTACTCAGGCAAGGTCCGCGACCTGTACGTGCCAGTAGGCGCGTCCGGCCTCCACGACGCGGACAGCGTGCTCGTGGTCGCCAGCGACCGGGTGAGCGCGTTCGACCACGTGCTGGAGCCGGGCATCCCCGCCAAGGGCGAGCTGCTCACGACGCTGAGCCTGTGGTGGTTCGACCAGCTGGACGACGTGCCGAACCACCTGATCCCCGATCACACGCTGGTGGGCGACACCGTCGTCGAGCGCATCCCCGCCGCGGTCGCCGGGCGGTCGATGCTGGTGAAGCCGCTCGACATGTTCCCGGTCGAGTGCGTCGTCCGCGGCTACCTGACGGGCAGCGGCTGGGCCGAGTACCGCGCATCGCAGAGCGTATGCGGCATCCCGCTGCCGGCCGGCCTGCAGAACGGCGACCGGCTTCCCGAGCCGCTGTACACGCCCGCGTGGAAGGCTCCGCTCGGGCAGCACGACGAGAACATCAGCTTCGAGCGCACGGTCGAGCTGGTCGGGGCGGATGTGGCGGAGGAGCTGCGGCGCCTCTCGCTGCACGTCTACGAGCGCGGCTCCGCGATCGCCGAGGCGCGGGGCATCATCATCGCCGACACCAAGTTCGAGTTCGGCGCCGACCGGACCACGGGCGAGATCACGCTCGCCGACGAGGTGCTGACCAGCGACTCCAGCCGGTACTGGGATGCGGCCGTCTACGCGTCGGCGCCGACGCCGGAGGAGCGCATGGCCAGCTTCGACAAGCAGATCGTCCGCGACTGGCTGGCCGCGAACTGGGACAAGACCGGGACGCCGCCCGCGCTCCCCGCCGACATCGTCGAGCGCACGGCGGCGCGCTATCGCGAGCTGCTGGAGCGGCTCACCGGGGCGTAA
- a CDS encoding RraA family protein — protein MDAAATSAPPPATAAVADAAVRLRVAVGTAPVDLVALLPGRPFQGPAAPVTHLGSVDVLLETIDDAPPGAVLVVDNGGRDDEACVGDLMLLEAATAGMSGAVIWGRHRDTAQLREIGLPLFSRGSHPFGPRRVPPAGTAMRSAFLDGVAVSAEHWIVADDDGVLVIRADDREVLFAEAARIQSVEGAQAERMRSGASLRSQLDFARYRRMQSADPTLTLRRYLAETGGAIET, from the coding sequence ATGGACGCTGCAGCCACCTCCGCTCCGCCTCCCGCGACAGCCGCCGTCGCCGACGCCGCCGTGCGTCTGAGAGTCGCTGTCGGGACCGCTCCGGTCGACCTGGTCGCCCTCCTTCCCGGCCGGCCCTTCCAGGGTCCGGCCGCTCCGGTCACCCACCTCGGCAGCGTGGACGTGCTGCTGGAGACGATCGACGACGCTCCCCCGGGAGCCGTGCTCGTCGTCGACAACGGCGGTCGCGACGATGAGGCGTGCGTCGGCGACCTGATGCTGCTGGAGGCGGCGACAGCCGGGATGTCGGGCGCGGTCATCTGGGGACGCCATCGTGACACCGCGCAGCTGCGCGAGATCGGGCTGCCCCTGTTCAGCCGCGGGTCGCATCCCTTCGGGCCCCGCCGTGTGCCGCCCGCGGGAACGGCGATGCGGTCGGCGTTCCTCGACGGCGTCGCCGTCTCCGCTGAGCACTGGATCGTCGCCGACGACGACGGCGTGCTCGTGATCCGCGCCGACGACCGGGAGGTGCTGTTCGCCGAGGCGGCGCGCATCCAGTCGGTCGAGGGCGCTCAGGCGGAGCGGATGCGGTCGGGCGCCTCCCTGCGCAGCCAGCTCGACTTCGCCCGCTACCGGCGGATGCAGTCCGCCGACCCCACCCTCACGCTGCGCCGCTACCTGGCCGAGACCGGCGGCGCGATCGAGACCTGA
- a CDS encoding VOC family protein gives MTDLLPADSAMGAVTLRVADLDRMTAYYRDAVTLSVLAAEGGRVVLGRGATPAVVLEHAPELKHAGPGEAGLFHTAIVFDTPETLAAAVYSVARRAPGTFTGSADHLVSTTFYFTDPEGNGVELYWDRDRSLWSWTHGQVEMDTLYLDPNAFLSEHLTERGVALAEATQAATTLFGDASVGHVHLSVGDVATAREFYVDRLGFEATASLGGSALFVSAGGYHHHMAMNTWNSRGAGRRRLALGLGEVQLKLPSSDDVGALAERMRHYGVQTREDGRSLGFDDPWSNAVRVVTEAEEFSA, from the coding sequence ATGACAGACCTCCTCCCCGCAGACTCCGCGATGGGCGCGGTGACCCTCCGCGTCGCCGACCTCGACCGGATGACCGCGTACTACCGCGACGCCGTCACCCTGAGCGTCCTCGCCGCCGAGGGCGGACGGGTGGTGCTGGGCCGCGGAGCGACACCGGCGGTCGTGCTGGAGCACGCGCCGGAGCTGAAGCACGCGGGCCCGGGTGAGGCGGGGCTGTTCCACACCGCGATCGTGTTCGACACCCCCGAGACGCTGGCGGCCGCCGTCTACTCGGTCGCGCGCCGCGCGCCAGGGACCTTCACCGGAAGCGCCGACCACCTGGTCAGCACGACGTTCTACTTCACCGACCCGGAGGGCAACGGCGTCGAGCTGTACTGGGACCGCGACCGCTCGCTGTGGAGCTGGACGCACGGCCAGGTCGAGATGGACACGCTGTACCTCGACCCCAACGCCTTCCTGTCGGAGCACCTGACGGAGCGCGGGGTCGCGCTCGCGGAGGCGACGCAGGCCGCGACGACCCTGTTCGGCGACGCCTCCGTCGGGCACGTCCACCTCTCGGTCGGAGACGTCGCAACGGCCCGCGAGTTCTACGTCGACCGGCTCGGCTTCGAGGCCACCGCATCCCTCGGCGGTTCGGCCCTGTTCGTCAGCGCCGGGGGCTACCACCACCACATGGCCATGAACACGTGGAACAGCCGCGGCGCCGGCCGCCGCCGCCTGGCCCTCGGCCTCGGCGAGGTGCAGCTGAAATTGCCGTCGTCCGACGATGTCGGTGCTCTGGCCGAGCGGATGCGGCACTACGGCGTGCAGACCCGTGAGGACGGCCGGTCGCTCGGCTTCGACGATCCGTGGTCCAACGCGGTGCGCGTGGTGACGGAAGCGGAGGAGTTCTCGGCCTGA